Proteins from a genomic interval of Nasonia vitripennis strain AsymCx chromosome 3, Nvit_psr_1.1, whole genome shotgun sequence:
- the LOC100678794 gene encoding uncharacterized protein LOC100678794, producing MSTTSSQWFSKRINGYTEELGKSFTEAKARVQRGLEQLKLKNAETLKRIPSFRGSFRGSFRASSKKTKSAKKAKSPMKKSEHDRSSSAASASRSEVNATYRISRKAYYPSTFIDRSSSSSSASEQDDRLNNVSAERTLLPSTLRRLPLKPSHSFPRISRSRKIENINIVFASPFPSAIHRPRNQTSTPKEQLTTQDKARKDAFDMEKLCSLMAEIHAKMRRPYPTRKPPRNIRRYRKDTKLVPSPASSLERHTSSEEDSCSDSELAISTDISLKFGDSEDDEPRIDRADSELDDPDVYWIPKKIVNLPRTSSRLSMMSRSSYSRASPELSPIEKSENKLQTHQERESQLKRAWGMTYRLSKGKAVAKQLFSIDEAHVLDSGYSDRSGANSRAASSRATMYELQNNGWRLTSSPTISSSPSPTPAVSVPAYSQRFAPTHGPYVLKSFYV from the exons ATCGTTCACGGAAGCCAAAGCACGCGTCCAGCGTGGCCTCGAGCAGCTCAAGCTGAAAAACGCGGAAACGTTGAAGCGCATCCCCTCGTTCCGAGGATCGTTCCGAGGATCGTTCCGTGCGTCGAGCAAGAAGACAAAGTCGGCGAAAAAGGCTAAATCGCCGATGAAAAAGTCAG AGCATGACCGATCAAGCTCCGCAGCCAGCGCGAGCAGGAGCGAGGTGAACGCCACGTACCGCATCTCTCGCAAAGCCTACTATCCGAGCACCTTCATCGACCGGAGCTCCAGCAGCTCCTCCGCATCCGAGCAGGACGATCGGCTGAATAACGTCTCAGCCGAGCGCACTCTGCTCCCGAGCACGCTGCGCCGACTGCCTTTGAAACCGAGCCACAGCTTCCCCCGGATCAGCCGGTCCCGCAAGATCGAGAACATCAACATAGTCTTCGCTTCGCCCTTCCCATCGGCCATCCATCGGCCGCGAAATCAGACCTCGACGCCGAAGGAGCAGCTGACTACCCAGGACAAAGCGCGTAAGGACGCGTTCGACATGGAAAAGTTGTGCAGCCTCATGGCCGAAATCCACGCGAAGATGCGACGCCCGTACCCGACGCGCAAGCCTCCTCGCAACATCAGACGATACAGGAAGGACACGAAGCTCGTCCCGAGCCCGGCGAGCAGCCTCGAACGGCACACCTCCAGTGAGGAGGACAGCTGCAGCGACTCCGAACTTGCCATATCGACGGACATCTCGCTCAAGTTCGGCGACAGCGAGGACGACGAGCCGAGGATCGACCGAGCCGACTCGGAACTCGACGATCCCGACGTCTACTGGATACCCAAGAAGATCGTCAACCTGCCGAGGACCAGCTCGAGGCTGAGCATGATGTCGCGCAGCAGCTACAGCCGCGCCTCGCCCGAACTCAGCCCCATCGAGAAGAGCGAGAACAAGCTGCAGACTCATCAGGAACGGGAGAGCCAGCTCAAGAGGGCCTGGGGCATGACCTACAGGCTCAGCAAGGGCAAGGCCGTCGCGAAGCAGCTCTTCAGCATCGACGAGGCGCACGTCCTCGACTCCGGCTACTCCGACAGATCCGGAGCCAACTCGAGAGCCGCCTCGTCCAGGGCAACGATGTACGAGCTGCAGAACAACGGGTGGCGGCTGACGTCCTCGCCGACGATCTCCTCGTCGCCCTCGCCCACTCCGGCCGTGTCTGTACCCGCCTACTCTCAACGATTCGCCCCGACGCATGGGCCGTACGTGCTCAAATCTTTCTACGTCTAA